In Trifolium pratense cultivar HEN17-A07 linkage group LG7, ARS_RC_1.1, whole genome shotgun sequence, a genomic segment contains:
- the LOC123898524 gene encoding amino acid transporter AVT1I-like gives MEIKNQLQVSNAGKQIAGTNFFKTCFNVLNALTGIGILSMPYAIYQGGWFSIMLLIIFGMICCYTALLLERCMNAHPGIKSYADIGEVAFGYKGRAIIAIFIYIELFLVAVELLILEGDNLEKLFPNMRFTIFGFRIGGKSCFVILTALAILPTTWLRNYGALAYISIGGVFTSIILIGCVVWVGEVDGVGFHERGHLIHWDGLSTSMSIFAFCYNAHALMPTILNSMSDRKQFPKVVLICFVVSVVIYGTIAVLGYTMFGDHLKSQITLNLPTKTISTKIAIYSTIINPFTKYAIIISPITIAIEDKWNLCKSRAISILVRTIIVASSVLVALYIPFFAYLMAFIGAFLSVAMSLLFPCLCYLKINKATKSFGLELIIIMGILLVGILMGICGTYISVGQILNVMKH, from the exons ATGGAGATTAAAAACCAACTCCAAGTTTCCAATGCAGGGAAACAAATTGCAGGAACCAATTTTTTCAAAACTTGTTTCAATGTACTAAATGCCTTGACAG GTATTGGGATACTATCAATGCCATATGCAATTTATCAAGGAGGGTGGTTTAGTATTATGCTGCTAATTATTTTTGGGATGATATGTTGCTACACAGCTTTACTATTGGAAAGGTGTATGAATGCACATCCAGGAATCAAATCTTATGCTGATATAGGTGAGGTTGCTTTTGGGTACAAAGGAAGAGCTATAATAGCTATTTTCATATACATTGAGTTGTTTTTAGTTGCCGTGGAGCTTCTTATATTAGAAGGAGACAATTTGGAGAAACTTTTCCCAAATATGAGATTCACAATATTTGGGTTTAGAATTGGTGGTAAAAGTTGTTTTGTGATTCTCACTGCTTTGGCAATACTACCAACAACATGGTTGAGAAACTATGGAGCTCTAGCCTATATTTCAATTGGTGGAGTATTTACTTCAATTATATTAATTGGTTGTGTTGTGTGGGTGGGTGAAGTTGATGGTGTTGGCTTTCATGAAAGAGGCCATTTGATACATTGGGATGGACTATCTACTTCTATGAGCATTTTTGCATTTTGTTACAATGCTCATGCATTAATGCCCACAATTCTCAATTCCATGAGTGACAGAAAACAATTTCCCAAG GTTGTGTTGATTTGCTTTGTGGTAAGCGTTGTTATCTATGGAACTATTGCCGTTTTAGGCTACACAATGTTTGGAGATCATTTGAAGTCACAAATAACATTAAACTTACCCACAAAAACAATAAGTACTAAAATAGCAATCTATTCCACAATAATTAATCCTTTCACTAAGTATGCTATTATAATCAGCCCAATAACAATTGCTATCGAGGACAAGTGGAATTTATGCAAGAGTAGAGCTATTAGCATTTTAGTTAGAACAATCATTGTGGCTAGTAGTGTACTTGTGGCACTATACATTCCCTTTTTTGCATACCTTATGGCGTTTATTGGTGCATTCTTGAGTGTAGCAATGTCATTGTTGTTTCCTTGCCTTTGCTACCTAAAGATAAACAAAGCTACCAAGAGTTTTGGGTTAGAGCTGATCATCATCATGGGAATTCTTCTCGTTGGTATACTTATGGGAATATGTGGTACCTATATTTCAGTCGGGCAAATTTTAAATGTAATGAAACATTGA